One stretch of Comamonas testosteroni DNA includes these proteins:
- a CDS encoding dynamin family protein, translating into MSASFNEQFDQYGAWRRGFATQLQELREWLMDQDLLDASVQERLQRLEEQMRTDKVMVAFVAEFSRGKSELINAVFFAHYGRRLMPASAGRTTMCPAELGWEPELPPCLCLLPIDTRESPESLGQWRMRPDAWVQQPLDIADAQQISDTLAKVAEVRKVSIDQARAWGFWHDDETADNPMVDADGWVEVPMWRHALINMPHPLLKQGLVILDTPGLNAVGAEPELTVNLIPQAHAVVFVLGADTGVTKSDLAIWRDHVLPAGAGKAGSDDALAASRLVVLNKVDTLWDSLSSGAQVQAQLRRQQQDSAQLLGVALERVLPISAQKGLVAKVGRNDSLLQASGLPAFEDLLANGIMGQRQKVLQAAVRTNVQQLQSQVERVINMRRGDLDDQLAELCGLRGKNATVIASMRARIEAEHKEFDQSASRIQAMRNIHMRMLKELFRLLSSSTLKAELAELKEALDQRGLKLGLRKVYEQTFEHLHAVAAKVQDQADEIQTMMSSSFKELNAEFGFSLQAPPQLVLSELKDDLRSIEGSYTQYLGLSSVIRLGSADFSQRLIKALALRLRTVFEAASNDVDMWSKSLTAPVDAQLRERKRSYTRRLEAVDRISGAATELEERIADMENAQARLGMLQTQLISASAQLLDPIAAERQQAASMPLDINLVA; encoded by the coding sequence GTGTCAGCTTCATTCAACGAGCAGTTCGATCAGTATGGCGCCTGGCGACGAGGCTTTGCCACCCAACTGCAGGAGCTGCGTGAATGGTTGATGGACCAGGATCTGCTGGACGCCTCGGTGCAGGAGCGCTTGCAGAGACTGGAAGAGCAGATGCGCACCGACAAGGTCATGGTTGCCTTCGTGGCCGAGTTCTCGCGCGGCAAATCCGAGCTTATCAACGCTGTCTTCTTTGCCCATTACGGCCGCCGGCTGATGCCGGCCAGTGCAGGCCGCACCACCATGTGTCCAGCGGAGCTGGGATGGGAGCCGGAGCTGCCGCCCTGTCTGTGCCTGCTGCCCATCGATACCAGAGAGTCGCCGGAGAGCCTGGGCCAGTGGCGCATGCGTCCCGACGCCTGGGTGCAGCAGCCGCTGGATATCGCCGATGCGCAGCAGATATCCGACACGCTGGCCAAGGTGGCCGAGGTGCGCAAGGTCTCCATCGATCAGGCCAGGGCCTGGGGCTTTTGGCATGACGACGAGACTGCCGACAACCCCATGGTCGATGCCGACGGTTGGGTCGAAGTGCCAATGTGGCGCCATGCCTTGATCAATATGCCTCATCCGCTGCTCAAACAGGGGTTGGTGATTCTCGATACGCCTGGCCTGAATGCAGTGGGGGCAGAGCCGGAGCTGACCGTCAATCTGATACCCCAGGCACATGCCGTGGTCTTTGTGCTGGGCGCCGATACCGGCGTGACCAAGTCCGACCTTGCCATCTGGCGCGACCATGTGCTGCCGGCAGGAGCAGGCAAGGCGGGGAGCGATGACGCACTGGCTGCATCGCGTCTGGTGGTGCTCAACAAGGTGGATACGCTGTGGGACAGTCTGAGTTCTGGCGCGCAGGTGCAGGCCCAGTTGCGCCGTCAGCAGCAGGACTCGGCCCAGTTGCTGGGGGTGGCGCTGGAGCGCGTGCTGCCCATCTCCGCCCAGAAGGGGCTGGTCGCCAAGGTGGGGCGTAACGACAGCCTGCTCCAGGCCAGCGGTCTGCCCGCTTTTGAAGATCTTCTGGCCAATGGCATCATGGGACAGCGCCAGAAAGTGCTGCAGGCCGCTGTGCGTACCAATGTGCAACAACTGCAGTCGCAGGTGGAACGCGTCATCAACATGCGCCGCGGCGATCTCGACGACCAGCTGGCCGAGCTCTGCGGCCTGCGCGGCAAGAATGCGACGGTGATCGCCAGCATGCGTGCCCGCATCGAGGCCGAGCACAAGGAATTCGACCAGAGTGCCAGCCGCATCCAGGCCATGCGCAACATCCATATGCGCATGCTCAAGGAGCTTTTCCGGCTTCTGAGCTCGAGCACTTTGAAGGCCGAATTGGCCGAGCTGAAAGAGGCGCTGGATCAGCGCGGGCTCAAACTTGGCCTGCGCAAGGTCTATGAACAGACTTTCGAGCATCTGCATGCCGTGGCTGCAAAGGTGCAGGACCAGGCCGATGAGATCCAGACAATGATGAGTTCCTCGTTCAAGGAACTCAATGCGGAGTTTGGCTTCTCCCTGCAGGCACCGCCGCAGCTGGTGTTGTCCGAGCTCAAGGACGACTTGCGCAGCATCGAGGGCAGTTACACCCAGTATCTGGGACTTAGCAGTGTCATCAGGCTCGGCAGTGCCGACTTTTCGCAACGCCTGATCAAGGCGCTGGCGCTGCGTTTGCGCACGGTGTTTGAAGCGGCATCGAACGACGTGGATATGTGGAGCAAATCACTGACTGCACCAGTCGATGCACAATTGCGCGAACGTAAACGCAGTTACACGCGCCGCCTGGAGGCCGTAGACCGGATCAGCGGTGCGGCCACTGAGCTGGAGGAGCGCATTGCCGACATGGAAAATGCGCAAGCCCGCCTGGGAATGCTGCAGACGCAGCTGATCAGCGCATCGGCGCAACTGCTGGATCCGATTGCGGCCGAGCGGCAGCAGGCCGCGTCCATGCCGTTGGACATCAACCTGGTAGCTTGA
- the mutY gene encoding A/G-specific adenine glycosylase, whose translation MTLPSIAAAVVQWQASHGRNHLPWQQTRDPYRVWLSEIMLQQTQVSTVLGYYQRFLDAFPDVASLAAAPQDAVLALWSGLGYYSRARNLHKCAQTVMEQWGGAFPQTAEELATLPGIGRSTAGAISSFCFSERVPILDANVRRVLTRVLAFDADLAQSRNEKQLWEHAQQLCPTENLHEAMPRYTQGMMDLGASVCTSRKPTCLVCPLHSECRAARAGNPENYPVRTRRIKRSAESWWLLLAVDAQRRVWLQKRPQAGIWAGLYSPPVFEDYAALQSHVQAAWPQDGTRGWQDLPGFLHVLTHKDLHLHPVLVPVDQAHAALLSEADESCWADAAAWAELGLPAPIRKLLDAELA comes from the coding sequence TTGACTCTCCCTTCGATTGCCGCAGCCGTAGTGCAGTGGCAGGCCAGCCATGGCCGCAATCATCTGCCCTGGCAGCAAACCCGTGACCCTTACCGCGTCTGGCTGTCTGAAATCATGCTGCAGCAGACCCAGGTCAGCACCGTGCTGGGCTACTACCAGCGCTTCCTGGACGCTTTTCCGGATGTGGCCAGCCTGGCGGCTGCACCGCAGGATGCCGTGCTGGCGCTGTGGAGCGGCCTGGGCTACTACAGCCGCGCGCGCAATCTGCATAAATGCGCGCAGACCGTGATGGAGCAATGGGGCGGGGCCTTCCCGCAAACGGCCGAAGAATTGGCGACCTTGCCTGGCATTGGCCGCTCCACGGCTGGCGCCATTTCATCGTTCTGCTTTTCCGAGCGGGTGCCGATTCTGGATGCCAATGTGCGACGTGTTCTCACACGGGTGCTGGCGTTCGATGCGGATCTGGCGCAGTCCAGAAATGAAAAGCAGCTCTGGGAACACGCCCAGCAACTGTGTCCCACAGAGAATCTGCACGAAGCCATGCCGCGTTACACCCAGGGCATGATGGATCTGGGCGCCAGCGTCTGCACATCGCGCAAGCCCACTTGCCTGGTGTGCCCCTTGCACTCCGAATGCCGGGCGGCCCGTGCCGGCAACCCCGAAAACTATCCCGTGCGCACGCGCAGGATCAAGCGCAGCGCCGAGTCCTGGTGGCTGCTGCTGGCGGTGGATGCGCAGCGTCGCGTATGGCTGCAAAAGCGCCCGCAAGCCGGTATCTGGGCCGGGCTTTACAGTCCGCCTGTCTTTGAAGACTATGCGGCACTGCAAAGCCATGTGCAGGCCGCATGGCCTCAGGACGGGACCCGGGGCTGGCAGGATCTTCCCGGCTTTCTGCATGTGCTGACCCACAAGGATCTGCACCTGCATCCAGTTCTGGTGCCCGTCGATCAGGCGCACGCCGCCCTGCTCTCAGAGGCCGATGAATCCTGCTGGGCGGATGCAGCGGCCTGGGCCGAGCTGGGTCTGCCGGCCCCGATCCGCAAACTGCTCGATGCCGAGCTGGCCTGA
- the creD gene encoding cell envelope integrity protein CreD: MKNRLLFKTVSLLIVLALLMAGLSMIQDVVKDRIRNRDYAVQSVVSSLAGTQTLIGPALVQNCTETTSTTNGKKIEYSTREFQRMLLPDTLNHDANAKMEERSRGLHHINTYVLHDQISAGFANAAQYAELPKPSEPNAVVRCKKVFAAFVLSDPRGIRSATLQANGQDLAVESGTPLERYGKGIQAEIDASLLKKGQALNLELKLQLLGTEQLAFSPIATENKVTLTADWPHPSFGGSFLPSRREVTDSGFTASWELSSLATSASTAFTRQQRLCSPGNWGSSETYAASAARGHDDSGPCLETMDTEFVNPVNVYSLSERATKYGILFVILTFVAVGLFEVMKKLRVHPVQYLLVGSALCSFFLLLISLSEHLGFATAYAVAASSCVALLAFYASHILGSIRRGLPFAVAISALYGLLYVLLQLEQTALVVGSIALFGVLALVMICTRHVDWYAFGRSENEAPSKSSKQEEAA; the protein is encoded by the coding sequence ATGAAAAACCGACTGCTGTTCAAGACAGTCTCACTGCTGATCGTTCTGGCCCTGCTCATGGCCGGCCTGTCCATGATTCAGGACGTGGTGAAAGACCGCATACGCAACCGAGACTACGCCGTGCAAAGCGTGGTCTCCAGCCTGGCCGGTACGCAAACGCTGATTGGTCCTGCCCTGGTGCAGAACTGCACCGAAACCACCAGCACGACCAATGGCAAGAAAATCGAGTACAGCACCCGCGAATTCCAGCGCATGCTGCTGCCCGACACGCTCAACCACGATGCCAACGCCAAGATGGAAGAGCGCTCACGAGGCCTGCACCACATCAACACCTATGTGCTGCACGACCAGATATCGGCCGGTTTTGCCAATGCCGCGCAGTATGCGGAGCTGCCCAAACCCAGCGAGCCCAACGCCGTGGTGCGCTGCAAGAAAGTCTTTGCGGCATTCGTGCTCAGCGACCCCCGCGGCATCCGCAGCGCGACGCTGCAGGCCAACGGCCAGGATCTGGCCGTCGAATCCGGCACGCCACTGGAGCGCTACGGCAAGGGCATCCAGGCAGAGATTGACGCCAGCCTGCTGAAAAAAGGCCAGGCCCTGAACCTCGAGCTCAAGCTGCAGCTGCTGGGTACGGAGCAGCTCGCCTTCAGCCCCATCGCCACGGAAAACAAGGTCACGCTGACTGCCGACTGGCCTCATCCCTCGTTTGGCGGCAGCTTTCTACCCAGCCGACGCGAGGTGACGGACAGCGGATTCACCGCCAGCTGGGAGCTGTCCTCGCTGGCCACCTCTGCCAGCACGGCCTTCACCCGCCAGCAACGTCTTTGCAGCCCCGGCAACTGGGGCAGCTCGGAAACCTATGCCGCCTCTGCAGCCCGTGGCCATGACGACAGCGGTCCCTGCCTCGAAACCATGGACACGGAGTTCGTCAACCCCGTCAATGTCTACTCGCTGAGCGAGCGCGCCACCAAGTACGGCATTCTTTTTGTGATCCTGACCTTTGTCGCGGTCGGCCTGTTCGAAGTCATGAAAAAGCTGCGCGTTCACCCTGTGCAGTACCTGCTGGTCGGCTCGGCCCTGTGCAGCTTCTTCCTGTTGCTCATCAGTCTGTCCGAACATCTGGGCTTTGCCACGGCCTATGCGGTTGCGGCCAGCTCCTGCGTGGCTCTGCTGGCCTTCTATGCCAGCCACATTCTGGGCAGCATCAGACGCGGCCTGCCGTTCGCGGTTGCCATCTCGGCCCTGTACGGCCTGCTGTATGTGCTGCTGCAGCTGGAGCAGACCGCTCTGGTCGTCGGCTCCATCGCCCTGTTCGGCGTGCTGGCCCTGGTCATGATCTGCACCCGTCATGTGGACTGGTACGCCTTTGGACGCAGCGAGAACGAAGCGCCAAGCAAGTCTTCGAAACAAGAGGAGGCCGCATGA